A genomic stretch from Oncorhynchus keta strain PuntledgeMale-10-30-2019 unplaced genomic scaffold, Oket_V2 Un_scaffold_3464_pilon_pilon, whole genome shotgun sequence includes:
- the LOC127928686 gene encoding uncharacterized protein LOC127928686, whose amino-acid sequence MVGFAPPGYGWIYTSWIRSLQGSAIYNLFKVRPYKYIFKVRPYKDLFKVRPYKDLFKVRPYKDLFKVRPYKDLFKVRPYKDFFKVRPYKDLFKVRPYKDLFKVRPYKDLFKVRPYKDLFKVRPYKDLFKVRPYKDLFKVRPYKYLFKVRPYKDLFKVRPYKDLFKVRPYKDLFKVRPYKDLFKVRPYKDLFKVRPYKDLFKVRPYKDLFKVRPYKDLFKVRPYKDLFKVRPYKDLFKVRPYKDLFKVRPYKDLFKVRPYKDLFKVRPYKDLFKVRPYKDLFKVRPYKDLFKVRPYKDLFKVRPYKDLFKVRPYKDLFKVRPYKDLFKVRPYKDLFKVRPYKDLFKVRPYKDLFKVRPYKRTNILEYQATSWFQSLQSARLAGPLCVAMTTSGPLAVL is encoded by the exons ATGGTTGGATTTGCACCTCCTGGATACGGTTGGATTTACACCTCCTGGATACG ATCTCTTCAAGGTTCGGCCATATATAATCTCTTCAAGGTTCGGCCATATAAATATATCTTCAAGGTTCGGCCATATAAAGATCTCTTCAAGGTTCGGCCCTATAAAGATCTCTTCAAGGTTCGGCCCTATAAAGATCTCTTCAAG GTTCGGCCATATAAAGATCTCTTCAAGGTTCGGCCATATAAAGATTTCTTCAAG GTTCGGCCATATAAAGATCTCTTCAAGGTTCGGCCATATAAAGATCTCTTCAAG GTTCGGCCATATAAAGATCTCTTCAAGGTTCGGCCATATAAAGATCTCTTCAAGGTTCGGCCATATAAAGATCTCTTCAAG GTTCGGCCATATAAAGATCTCTTCAAGGTTCGGCCATATAAATATCTCTTCAAGGTTCGGCCCTATAAAGATCTCTTCAAGGTTCGGCCCTATAAAGATCTCTTCAAGGTTCGGCCCTATAAAGATCTCTTCAAGGTTCGGCCCTATAAAGATCTCTTCAAGGTTCGGCCATATAAAGATCTCTTCAAGGTTCGGCCCTATAAAGATCTCTTCAAGGTTCGGCCATATAAAGATCTCTTCAAGGTTCGGCCATATAAAGATCTCTTCAAGGTTCGGCCATATAAAGATCTCTTCAAG GTTCGGCCATATAAAGATCTCTTCAAGGTTCGGCCATATAAAGATCTCTTCAAGGTTCGGCCATATAAAGATCTCTTCAAGGTTCGGCCATATAAAGATCTCTTCAAGGTTCGGCCATATAAAGATCTCTTCAAGGTTCGGCCATATAAAGATCTCTTCAAGGTTCGGCCATATAAAGATCTCTTCAAGGTTCGGCCATATAAAGATCTCTTCAAGGTTCGGCCATATAAAGATCTCTTCAAGGTTCGGCCATATAAAGATCTCTTCAAG GTTCGGCCCTATAAAGATCTCTTCAAGGTTCGGCCATATAAAGATCTCTTCAAGGTTCGGCCATATAAAGATCTCTTCAAGGTTCGGCCATATAAAGATCTCTTCAAGGTTCGGCCCTATAAAAGGACAAACATACTGGAGTACCAAGCTACTTCCTGGTTCCAATCACTCCaat